Below is a window of Caldicellulosiruptoraceae bacterium PP1 DNA.
TACACTGGATAAAAAACTAAAGGCAGCAGGTGTTGAAAAGGTAAAGAAAGAAGTTTTAAAACAAATTGGACAGTATATGGATTCAATAAAATAAGAAGATATCAATCAAATTAAAAAAGAAGAAGGACTTATAAGTAAATAAACTTATAGGTCCTTTTTTCTATCCTAACGCTACCAATATAGTTCCAACTGCAATAAGAAAAACACCAATTGATCCTATTAGGCTTAACTTTTCACCTAAAAATATTACTGATAAAATAACAGCTAAAACAACACTCAATTTATCAACTGGGGCAACTTGCGATACCTTTCCATATTTTAAAGCAACAAAATAAAAAAGCCAAGACATTGCACCTGCTACACCACTCAAAATAATAAAACTCATGGTTTTTTTATTTTGTATAATTAATGGAATTTGATTTAATTTTCCTTGAAAAATAATAACTAATACTAAAAATATTGCCATAATAATAGCTCTAATTGCAGTAGCAGTATTAGCATCTATGCCTTTTAAGCCTATTTTGCCAAAGATAGATACTAATGCTGCTGAGGCTGCCGACAACAACGCAAAAACAAGCCACAGATAATTCATTTACAAATCCTCCAAAAACAACA
It encodes the following:
- a CDS encoding EamA family transporter, yielding MNYLWLVFALLSAASAALVSIFGKIGLKGIDANTATAIRAIIMAIFLVLVIIFQGKLNQIPLIIQNKKTMSFIILSGVAGAMSWLFYFVALKYGKVSQVAPVDKLSVVLAVILSVIFLGEKLSLIGSIGVFLIAVGTILVALG